Proteins encoded by one window of Vibrio panuliri:
- the truB gene encoding tRNA pseudouridine(55) synthase TruB produces MARRRKGRPIDGVILLDKPTGISSNDALQKVKRIYFAEKAGHTGALDPLATGMLPICLGEATKFSQFLLDSDKRYRVIAKLGERTDTSDSDGEVVETRPVDVDLAKLEACIDKFRGESDQVPSMFSALKYQGKPLYEYARKGIEVPRESRKITVYEIVLHRFEGDEVEMEVHCSKGTYIRTIVDDLGEMLGCGAHVTMLRRTGVAKYPYERMVTLEQLNELLEQAHREEIAPRELLDPLLLPMDTAVEDLPEVNMNAELTDLVQHGMPVQVAGAPAEGTVRMTSGKEKLFIGVAQIDDNGRVAPKRLVVFREQE; encoded by the coding sequence ATGGCTCGTCGTCGCAAAGGTCGTCCTATTGATGGCGTGATCCTATTGGATAAGCCAACCGGTATTTCATCAAACGATGCGCTACAAAAAGTAAAGCGTATCTACTTTGCAGAAAAAGCGGGTCATACTGGCGCTCTGGATCCTCTAGCAACGGGCATGCTGCCAATTTGCTTAGGTGAAGCGACCAAGTTTTCTCAGTTCCTATTGGACTCAGATAAACGCTACCGCGTTATTGCCAAGTTGGGTGAGCGCACGGATACCTCTGATTCTGATGGTGAAGTGGTTGAAACTCGCCCAGTCGACGTGGATCTGGCTAAGCTAGAAGCGTGCATCGATAAATTCCGTGGTGAATCTGATCAAGTACCATCTATGTTCTCTGCGCTTAAGTACCAAGGTAAACCTTTGTACGAATACGCACGTAAAGGCATTGAGGTACCACGTGAATCGCGCAAGATCACCGTATACGAAATAGTACTGCATCGTTTTGAAGGCGATGAAGTGGAGATGGAAGTGCACTGCTCGAAAGGTACTTACATCCGCACTATCGTTGACGATTTAGGTGAAATGCTGGGCTGCGGTGCTCACGTAACTATGCTGCGTCGCACTGGCGTTGCGAAGTATCCTTATGAACGTATGGTAACGCTAGAGCAGTTGAATGAATTGCTTGAGCAAGCACATCGTGAAGAGATTGCACCGCGCGAGTTACTTGATCCTCTGTTGTTGCCGATGGATACCGCTGTCGAAGACCTACCAGAAGTGAACATGAATGCCGAGTTAACGGATTTAGTTCAACATGGTATGCCTGTACAAGTTGCTGGTGCGCCAGCAGAAGGTACGGTGCGCATGACAAGTGGCAAAGAAAAGCTCTTTATCGGTGTCGCGCAAATAGATGACAATGGTCGCGTCGCTCCGAAACGCTTAGTGGTATTCCGCGAGCAAGAGTAA
- the tolC gene encoding outer membrane channel protein TolC, which produces MKKLLPLFISAALGSLSTSAWADTLADIYNQAKENDPTLLKAAAERDAAFEAINQSRADLLPQISLSASYDLDRGEQDTTSRGTLDGDKNTFAAGIGFSQEIYDRSSWVTLDIAEMSARQLDSAYAASQQALILRVSQAYFDVLRAQDTLVFVQAEKAAVGRQLEQTKQRFEVGLSAITDVHDAQAQYDAVLADEVLAQNSLTNSYEGLREITGQEHANLDVLDTNRFSASKTAESIDQMLKDAQQKNLNLLSSRIAQDIAKEQISLASSGHLPTLSLDGKYGISDVSNSSDDYDADNFNVGLNLSLPLYLGGKVNSATKEAEFGYVAASQQLEATYRSVVKDVRAFNNNISASIGALRAYEQTVVSAQSALEATEAGFDVGTRTIVDVLDSTRRLYDANKNLSNARYDYIISVLQLRQAVGSLNEQDILDINAGLKPAK; this is translated from the coding sequence ATGAAAAAACTGCTTCCACTTTTTATCAGTGCAGCACTAGGTAGCCTTAGTACTTCCGCTTGGGCTGATACTCTGGCAGATATCTATAACCAAGCAAAAGAAAACGATCCAACATTGCTCAAGGCAGCTGCAGAACGTGATGCTGCATTTGAAGCAATCAATCAAAGCCGTGCAGATCTGTTACCGCAGATTAGCTTAAGCGCGAGCTATGATCTTGATCGTGGTGAGCAAGATACAACAAGCCGTGGAACGTTAGACGGCGATAAAAATACATTTGCTGCCGGCATTGGATTTTCTCAAGAGATCTACGATCGCTCAAGCTGGGTAACACTCGATATCGCAGAAATGTCTGCACGTCAGCTTGATTCCGCGTATGCCGCGTCTCAACAAGCGCTAATCTTGCGTGTATCGCAAGCCTACTTTGATGTTTTACGCGCTCAAGACACTTTAGTTTTTGTTCAAGCAGAAAAAGCCGCGGTTGGCCGCCAATTAGAGCAAACAAAACAGCGTTTTGAGGTAGGTCTATCAGCGATCACTGACGTACATGATGCACAAGCGCAGTACGATGCAGTATTGGCCGATGAAGTTCTAGCCCAAAATAGCCTAACTAACAGCTATGAAGGCTTGCGCGAAATCACGGGGCAAGAACACGCAAACTTAGATGTGCTGGATACCAACCGCTTCTCTGCAAGTAAGACCGCAGAGAGTATTGACCAGATGTTAAAAGATGCGCAGCAAAAGAACCTAAACTTGCTGTCTAGCCGTATTGCGCAAGATATTGCCAAAGAGCAAATTTCACTAGCAAGCTCTGGTCACCTACCAACACTTAGCCTAGATGGTAAGTATGGTATCAGCGATGTTTCAAACTCTAGCGATGATTACGACGCAGACAACTTCAATGTTGGTTTGAATCTATCGTTGCCACTTTACCTAGGTGGTAAAGTTAACTCTGCAACCAAAGAAGCCGAGTTTGGTTATGTCGCCGCAAGTCAGCAACTTGAAGCAACCTACCGTAGCGTAGTAAAAGATGTGCGTGCGTTTAACAACAACATCAGCGCTTCGATTGGTGCACTACGTGCGTATGAGCAAACCGTGGTCTCTGCACAATCGGCACTTGAAGCAACAGAAGCTGGTTTTGATGTGGGTACACGTACGATTGTTGACGTATTAGACTCAACACGTCGCCTGTACGATGCGAACAAAAACCTATCTAACGCTCGCTATGATTACATCATAAGCGTACTGCAACTGCGCCAAGCAGTCGGCTCTTTGAATGAGCAAGATATTCTCGATATCAATGCCGGTCTAAAGCCAGCAAAGTAG
- the nudF gene encoding ADP-ribose diphosphatase → MQQLNNDSPIFSTQDVEIISKETLFQGFFKMVKYRFKHRLFEGGWSEVIEREMFERGHAAALLPYDPTTDSVVLVEQIRVGALEHENPWQLEIVAGIIDKAESAENVARREATEEAGIEVGRLSKVTSYYPSSGGCSERLDVFVGEVDASTAYGVHGLDYEGEDIRVHVVTREQAYQWVESGRFENGASIIALQWLQLNYQRLQAEWQE, encoded by the coding sequence ATGCAACAGTTGAATAATGATTCACCAATATTTTCCACACAAGATGTCGAAATAATATCAAAAGAGACGCTTTTCCAAGGCTTCTTTAAGATGGTCAAGTACCGTTTTAAGCATCGATTGTTTGAAGGTGGTTGGAGTGAAGTCATTGAGCGTGAAATGTTTGAACGTGGACATGCTGCGGCGCTGCTTCCTTATGATCCCACGACAGATAGTGTCGTGTTGGTTGAGCAAATTCGCGTTGGAGCCTTAGAGCATGAGAACCCTTGGCAGTTGGAAATTGTTGCTGGCATTATCGATAAAGCAGAGAGTGCAGAAAACGTAGCACGTCGAGAGGCAACGGAAGAAGCAGGCATAGAAGTTGGCCGGTTAAGTAAGGTGACATCTTATTATCCTTCTTCTGGTGGTTGCTCTGAACGTTTAGATGTTTTCGTTGGTGAAGTTGATGCATCGACCGCGTATGGCGTTCATGGGTTAGACTATGAAGGTGAAGATATTCGTGTCCATGTTGTGACTCGCGAGCAGGCATATCAATGGGTAGAAAGCGGTCGGTTTGAAAACGGCGCCTCTATTATTGCGCTACAATGGTTGCAACTTAACTACCAACGTTTACAGGCAGAATGGCAAGAGTAA
- a CDS encoding DUF1249 family protein: MARVINRKPYHVDLAELMRVYETNYAKLNALLPTQPSVGDVRCYQAASMSYQIQVGEVTKYTTLVDICQSDDVPIFPLPKMSVRLYHDARVAEVCSSEYLSRVKARYDYPNDKMVQKDEKAQLNRFLGDWLSFCLRHGISRTPLNI; this comes from the coding sequence ATGGCAAGAGTAATAAATAGAAAACCGTATCATGTTGATTTGGCTGAATTGATGCGGGTTTATGAGACCAATTACGCCAAGTTAAACGCTTTGTTGCCCACTCAACCGAGCGTCGGCGATGTACGCTGCTATCAAGCGGCCAGCATGTCGTACCAAATACAAGTGGGTGAAGTCACAAAGTACACAACTTTGGTCGATATTTGTCAAAGTGATGACGTTCCTATATTTCCATTGCCGAAAATGTCTGTCAGGCTTTACCACGATGCTCGAGTAGCAGAAGTGTGTAGCAGTGAATACTTAAGTCGAGTGAAAGCTCGATACGATTATCCGAATGATAAAATGGTTCAAAAAGACGAAAAAGCACAGTTGAACCGTTTTCTAGGCGATTGGCTGTCGTTTTGTTTACGGCATGGAATTAGCCGCACGCCTCTGAATATTTAG
- the cpdA gene encoding 3',5'-cyclic-AMP phosphodiesterase gives MKVTSNTKVKDTIKLLQITDTHLFEAEDGSLLSVCTNESFKAVVEAVTDESFQFDAILATGDISQDHSDASYRRFAEGIKPLKQDCFWLPGNHDYKPSMNSVMPSQQIMQVEHALLGEHWQMVLLDSQVEGVPHGRLSQSQLALLESKLAQYPERHTLVLLHHHPLLVGSAWLDQHTLKDAEQFWQVVERHSNVRAILCGHVHQDMQKVHSGATVIATPSTCVQFKPNSDDFALDSCSPGWRELELHADGSFDTRVKRLEDGLFAPNFDSNGY, from the coding sequence TTGAAAGTGACGTCGAACACCAAAGTGAAAGACACAATTAAATTACTGCAAATCACCGATACTCATCTGTTTGAAGCGGAAGACGGAAGTCTGCTTAGCGTTTGTACAAACGAGAGTTTTAAAGCGGTCGTGGAAGCCGTGACTGATGAGAGTTTCCAGTTTGACGCCATTTTGGCGACGGGGGATATTTCTCAAGATCACAGCGATGCTTCTTACCGCCGATTTGCCGAAGGTATCAAGCCATTAAAACAAGATTGCTTCTGGTTACCGGGCAACCATGACTATAAGCCAAGTATGAACTCGGTGATGCCATCGCAGCAGATTATGCAAGTTGAACATGCACTGCTTGGCGAGCACTGGCAAATGGTTCTGCTCGACTCTCAAGTTGAGGGTGTTCCTCACGGGCGTCTAAGTCAAAGCCAATTGGCGCTACTAGAGAGCAAACTTGCTCAATATCCTGAGCGTCATACGCTTGTGCTATTGCATCACCACCCACTGTTGGTTGGTAGCGCGTGGTTGGATCAACATACTTTAAAAGATGCTGAGCAGTTCTGGCAGGTTGTAGAACGCCATAGTAATGTGCGCGCTATTTTGTGTGGGCACGTACACCAAGACATGCAGAAGGTGCACAGTGGCGCGACTGTGATCGCAACGCCTTCAACTTGCGTCCAGTTTAAGCCGAATAGTGACGACTTTGCATTGGACTCGTGTTCGCCAGGTTGGCGTGAGTTAGAGCTTCACGCTGATGGTAGTTTTGATACGCGAGTGAAGCGTCTCGAAGATGGGCTATTTGCACCCAATTTTGACTCTAACGGGTATTAA
- the yqiA gene encoding esterase YqiA — translation MKPSLLLYIHGFNSSPLSHKANVMKGYCDTYRPDIKVVIPQLPCFPEQAAQTLLELIEQYHSDYQIGLVGSSLGGYMSTWLNSRFGFKAVLVNPAVKPYELLLDYLGEQENPYTHERYTLEHRHIDELKALDVETLNNPSDFWLLQQTEDEVLDYRQAVAKFALSKQTVEQGGDHSFIDFERYPQPIIEFLGL, via the coding sequence ATGAAACCCTCCTTGTTACTGTATATCCATGGGTTTAACAGTTCACCGTTATCCCATAAAGCCAATGTGATGAAAGGGTATTGCGATACGTATCGCCCAGACATCAAAGTTGTGATTCCTCAATTGCCGTGCTTCCCTGAGCAAGCCGCACAAACCTTGCTAGAACTTATTGAGCAATACCATTCTGACTACCAAATAGGTTTAGTGGGCAGTTCGCTCGGTGGGTATATGTCGACGTGGCTAAACAGCCGTTTTGGTTTTAAAGCGGTGTTAGTCAATCCTGCAGTAAAGCCTTATGAGCTGTTGCTGGATTATCTTGGTGAACAAGAGAATCCTTATACCCATGAGCGCTACACTTTAGAACATCGTCATATTGATGAGCTTAAAGCCCTTGATGTAGAAACACTCAACAACCCAAGCGATTTTTGGTTGTTGCAACAAACGGAAGATGAAGTGCTTGATTATCGTCAAGCGGTGGCGAAGTTTGCCTTATCAAAGCAGACGGTTGAGCAAGGTGGCGATCATAGTTTCATCGACTTTGAAAGATACCCGCAACCGATCATCGAGTTTTTAGGCTTATAA
- the parE gene encoding DNA topoisomerase IV subunit B, whose amino-acid sequence MTEQYNAGAIEVLNGLEPVRRRPGMYTDTARPNHLGQEVIDNSVDEALAGHASKVQVILHADQSLEVIDDGRGMPVDIHPEEKVSGVELILCKLHAGGKFSNKNYQFSGGLHGVGISVVNALSKRVEVTVRRDGQVYEIAFEHGDKVSDLTVTGTCGRRNRGTSVHFWPEAKYFDSANFSVTRLVNNLRAKAVLCPGLEITFSDKVNGKDYQWLYEDGLKDYLAEGVKGYPVLPEEPFTGEFSGETEAANWAVIWQPEGGEMITESYVNLIPTAQGGTHVNGLRQGLLDAMREFCEFRNLLPRGVKLTGDDVFDRCSYVLSVKMQDPQFAGQTKERLSSRQTAAFVSGVVKDVFSLWLNEKPQLAELLAEVCIANAHRRMRASKKVVRKKVASGPALPGKLTDCSVQDLNRTEIFFVEGDSAGGSAKQARDREFQAVMPLRGKILNTWEVSADQVLASQEVHDISVALGIDPDSDNLESLRYGKICILADADSDGLHIATLLCALFTRHFRALVEAGHIYVAMPPLYRIDCGKEVFYALDDDEKEGILERLSKKKAKINVQRFKGLGEMNPLQLRETTMDPNTRRLVQLTIDDSDATMEMMDMLLGKKRADDRRSWLQNNGDMAEV is encoded by the coding sequence ATGACTGAACAATATAATGCTGGAGCCATTGAGGTTCTTAATGGCTTGGAGCCAGTACGTCGCCGACCAGGGATGTATACGGATACAGCGCGCCCAAACCATTTGGGCCAAGAAGTCATCGACAACAGTGTCGATGAAGCGCTTGCCGGACATGCCTCCAAGGTACAAGTGATTCTGCATGCAGACCAATCATTGGAAGTCATTGATGATGGCCGTGGTATGCCGGTTGATATTCACCCTGAAGAGAAAGTTTCTGGGGTTGAGCTTATCCTTTGTAAACTCCACGCGGGTGGTAAGTTTTCTAATAAAAACTACCAGTTCTCAGGTGGTTTGCACGGGGTAGGTATTTCGGTAGTAAACGCGCTATCTAAACGTGTAGAGGTCACTGTAAGACGTGACGGTCAAGTGTATGAAATCGCTTTTGAACATGGTGATAAAGTTTCTGACCTAACGGTGACGGGCACTTGTGGTCGTCGTAACCGAGGGACCAGTGTGCACTTTTGGCCTGAAGCGAAGTACTTTGATTCAGCCAACTTCTCTGTGACACGCTTGGTTAATAACCTGCGTGCGAAAGCGGTGCTTTGTCCTGGTCTTGAAATTACCTTTAGCGATAAAGTGAATGGTAAAGACTACCAGTGGTTGTACGAAGACGGTCTGAAAGATTACCTCGCTGAAGGTGTCAAAGGCTACCCAGTGTTACCAGAAGAGCCATTTACTGGTGAGTTTTCTGGTGAAACGGAAGCGGCAAACTGGGCTGTGATCTGGCAACCGGAAGGCGGTGAGATGATCACCGAAAGCTATGTTAACTTGATCCCTACCGCACAGGGTGGTACCCATGTGAATGGTTTACGCCAAGGCTTGTTGGATGCGATGCGTGAATTCTGTGAATTCCGCAATCTACTGCCACGTGGTGTGAAGCTAACGGGTGATGACGTGTTTGATCGCTGTTCATACGTGTTATCGGTCAAGATGCAAGATCCGCAGTTCGCAGGCCAAACCAAAGAGCGTCTTTCTTCGCGTCAAACGGCAGCGTTTGTTTCTGGTGTGGTGAAAGATGTCTTCAGCTTGTGGCTCAATGAAAAGCCACAACTCGCCGAGCTACTGGCGGAAGTCTGTATTGCTAACGCACATCGCCGTATGCGCGCGAGCAAAAAAGTGGTGCGTAAGAAAGTGGCATCAGGCCCGGCGCTACCGGGTAAACTCACCGACTGTTCTGTACAAGATTTAAATCGTACTGAAATCTTCTTTGTGGAAGGGGACTCGGCGGGCGGCTCGGCGAAACAAGCTCGTGACCGTGAGTTCCAAGCGGTGATGCCATTACGTGGTAAAATCCTCAATACTTGGGAAGTCTCGGCAGATCAAGTGTTGGCTTCGCAAGAAGTACACGATATTTCGGTTGCGCTGGGTATCGACCCCGATAGCGACAATCTAGAGAGCTTGCGTTACGGTAAAATCTGTATCCTTGCCGATGCGGACTCAGACGGTCTGCACATTGCCACGCTGTTGTGCGCACTGTTTACCCGTCATTTCCGGGCGCTGGTAGAAGCGGGGCATATTTATGTTGCCATGCCACCGCTGTATCGAATCGACTGCGGTAAAGAAGTGTTCTACGCCCTTGATGATGATGAAAAAGAAGGCATCTTAGAGCGTCTGTCGAAGAAGAAAGCCAAAATCAACGTACAGCGATTTAAAGGTCTGGGTGAAATGAACCCACTTCAACTGCGTGAAACTACGATGGATCCAAACACTCGCCGCTTGGTACAGCTCACTATTGATGATAGCGATGCGACCATGGAGATGATGGACATGCTGCTGGGTAAAAAGCGCGCGGATGATCGCCGCTCATGGCTACAGAACAACGGCGATATGGCAGAGGTTTAA
- the parC gene encoding DNA topoisomerase IV subunit A, whose protein sequence is MSTEITYDGVEQLPMRKFTEDAYLNYSMYVIMDRALPYIGDGLKPVQRRIIYAMSELGLSASAKYKKSARTVGDVLGKYHPHGDSACYEAMVLMAQPFSYRYPLVDGQGNWGAPDDPKSFAAMRYTEAKLSKFAEVLLGELGQGTVEWQPNFDGTMKEPQMLPARLPHILLNGVTGIAVGMATDIPPHNVREVAEATIHMIDNPKAELADVMQFVKGPDYPTEAEITSPQAEIEKIYRTGRGSIKMRAVWHKEGSDIVITALPHQTSGAKLLEQIANQMRAKKLPMVEDLRDESDHENPTRIVVVPRSNRVDCDQLMNHLFASTDLEKSFRVNLNMIGLNNRPQVKGLVQILSEWIEFRRGTVTRRLQYRLDKVLARLHILEGLLVAYLNLDEVIEIIRTEDDPKAVLMARFGITDIQADAILDTKLRHLAKLEEMKIRGEQDELEKEREKLEQLLGSERRLNTLLKKEIKADAEKYGDDRRSPLVERAEAKALTERDLVPSEPITVVLSDKGWIRHAKGHDVDAQGLSYKSGDSYLAHARGKSNQQAVFLGSDGRSYSLESHSLPSARSQGEPITGRLNIAPGTSVRQVIMGEESQLWLIGSDAGYGFVCKGSDLLSKNRSGKALVSLPQNSEVMTPQTIRDLDSDEILAITNQGRMLLFPIKELPQLGKGKGNKIINIPAAKAKEREEIVSHLISIPKESSITLYAGKRKLGLKPSDLENFRGERGRRGALLPRGLQRVTRIEIDTGDDSSEESADE, encoded by the coding sequence ATGTCTACAGAAATTACTTATGATGGCGTTGAACAGTTGCCAATGCGCAAGTTCACCGAAGACGCTTATCTAAACTACTCAATGTACGTCATTATGGACCGTGCGTTGCCATATATTGGTGACGGTTTAAAACCGGTTCAACGTCGTATTATTTACGCGATGTCAGAGCTTGGTCTTTCGGCGTCGGCGAAATACAAAAAATCTGCTCGTACTGTTGGTGACGTGTTGGGTAAATACCACCCGCACGGTGACTCAGCGTGTTACGAAGCGATGGTACTGATGGCTCAGCCTTTCTCTTACCGCTACCCATTGGTTGATGGTCAAGGTAACTGGGGTGCGCCAGATGATCCGAAATCATTCGCGGCGATGCGTTATACCGAAGCCAAATTGTCTAAGTTTGCAGAGGTTCTGCTGGGTGAATTAGGTCAAGGTACCGTTGAATGGCAACCAAACTTTGATGGCACGATGAAAGAGCCACAAATGTTGCCAGCGCGTTTGCCCCATATCCTACTGAATGGGGTAACCGGTATTGCGGTAGGTATGGCTACCGACATTCCCCCACACAACGTGCGTGAAGTGGCGGAAGCGACGATTCATATGATCGACAACCCGAAAGCGGAGTTGGCGGATGTGATGCAGTTCGTTAAAGGCCCTGACTACCCAACAGAAGCCGAGATTACGTCGCCACAGGCAGAAATCGAGAAGATCTATCGTACTGGTCGTGGCAGCATCAAGATGCGTGCTGTATGGCATAAAGAGGGCTCTGATATTGTTATCACAGCTCTGCCACACCAAACCTCTGGCGCGAAACTGCTTGAGCAGATAGCTAACCAAATGCGCGCGAAGAAACTGCCAATGGTGGAAGACTTGCGTGATGAGTCGGATCACGAGAACCCAACGCGTATCGTAGTTGTGCCGCGCTCAAACCGTGTTGATTGCGATCAGTTGATGAACCACCTGTTTGCTTCGACCGATTTGGAAAAGAGCTTCCGTGTTAACTTGAATATGATTGGTCTAAACAATCGTCCGCAAGTTAAAGGCTTAGTACAAATTCTCTCTGAGTGGATTGAGTTCCGCCGCGGCACCGTGACTCGTCGTTTGCAATACCGCCTAGATAAAGTATTAGCACGCCTACATATCTTAGAAGGTTTGTTGGTTGCGTATTTAAACCTAGATGAAGTGATTGAAATCATCCGTACTGAAGATGATCCAAAAGCGGTGCTTATGGCGCGCTTTGGTATTACGGATATTCAAGCGGACGCAATTCTCGATACCAAACTTCGTCATCTTGCTAAATTGGAAGAGATGAAGATCCGTGGTGAGCAAGACGAGTTAGAAAAAGAACGCGAAAAACTAGAACAGCTATTGGGTTCTGAGCGCCGTCTAAACACCTTGCTGAAGAAAGAAATTAAGGCTGATGCTGAGAAGTATGGCGATGACCGCCGTTCTCCGCTGGTGGAACGTGCTGAAGCAAAAGCTCTCACTGAGCGCGATCTAGTACCAAGTGAGCCGATTACTGTGGTTCTTTCTGACAAAGGTTGGATCCGCCATGCGAAAGGTCATGATGTGGATGCTCAAGGTCTTAGCTACAAATCTGGCGATAGTTACCTCGCACATGCACGAGGTAAGAGTAACCAACAAGCGGTATTCTTGGGGAGTGACGGACGTAGTTATTCGCTTGAGTCTCACTCGTTACCTTCTGCCCGCAGTCAAGGTGAGCCAATTACGGGCCGCTTGAATATTGCGCCGGGGACCTCTGTACGCCAAGTGATCATGGGTGAAGAATCTCAATTATGGTTAATTGGTTCTGATGCTGGTTATGGGTTTGTTTGTAAAGGCAGCGATCTGTTGTCGAAGAATCGCAGTGGTAAGGCATTAGTCTCTCTACCGCAAAACTCGGAAGTGATGACACCACAGACAATACGCGATTTAGACAGTGATGAAATCTTAGCGATCACCAACCAAGGGCGTATGTTGCTATTCCCGATTAAGGAACTGCCGCAACTTGGTAAAGGTAAGGGTAACAAGATCATCAACATCCCTGCAGCCAAGGCAAAAGAGCGAGAAGAGATCGTTTCGCATCTTATCTCGATACCTAAAGAAAGCTCGATTACTCTCTATGCAGGTAAGCGTAAGTTAGGTTTGAAACCTTCTGATTTGGAAAACTTCCGCGGTGAGCGCGGTCGACGTGGTGCACTACTGC